A window from Schistosoma haematobium chromosome 3, whole genome shotgun sequence encodes these proteins:
- the UBA7 gene encoding Ubiquitin-like modifier-activating enzyme 7 (EggNog:ENOG410V8UH~COG:O) encodes MSPTPPSKRQKILTSTENNNNNFHSNTSNNLSNGMEANGEVPDLDESLYSRQLYVYGAEGMRRMATTDILVIGLEGLGLEVAKNIILAGVKSVTLCDDTPLCIADLTSHYFADLNDIGHPRAEICKNKLSELNNHVSVRVLNKHKLGAEDFRKFSVVVLNQGSEDLCVDYGDICRSLGVKFVVASTCGLFGKVFCDFGTDFVVYDPTGEVPSSVMIQQIEKSKQGLVTCLEETRHGFQDGDYVTFSEVKGMVELNGCQPRRVTVVGPDVFSIGDTSNFSPYISGGMCTLVKMPLKINFLPYRTAYYSPVFMTTDFVKTERPAQIHLFFKALSDYKNSNGSLPKPWCRTDSRTFVDYVHKVNRQMENTNASVSSIDEKLSMLFGFVCSGQCSPVLSFIGSFAAQEVMKACSGKFTPLQQWMYFDATECLSMSSDEDFVVSENDAKPIGSRYDGQIAIFGRAFQEKLKGLKYFIVGSGAIGCELLKNFSLMGVGAGPSGKIVVTDMDLIERSNLNRQFLFRPWDIHKMKSVVASAAAKLINPELNIEAHENRVGPETEKIYDDEFFEKLDGIANALDNVEARTYVDRRCVYYRKPLLESGTLGTKGNVQVVIPYLTESYSSSQDPPEKSFPACTLKNFPYLIEHTLQWARDLFEGLFVHQSQAMSSFLQDPPGFLERTLSNQGNQPLETLETLKTNLLDKRPSSFEDCVTWARLLWQDLFSNTIAQLLFNFPRDHVTSTGSDFWSGTKRCPHPLQFDVQDTTHLEFISAASNLRAECYGIPQCRNLSKISEIVQSVVVPPFVPRSGVRIDVTEAEAQARSAAPMTDTSRLEKLQKALRSFSNTSTLHINVIEFEKDDDTNFHMDFITTASNLRAENYEIPPADRLKSKLIAGKIIPAIATTTSLVAGLVCLELLKLVQGHKKLELFKNAYVDLALPFTSFYEPVAPIKSKYYDTEFSLWDRFELSGPMTLQGLIDYFKDSLKLNVTMLSQDVSMLYAFFMPEAKRKERLVMSLKDLVEVVNKRKIPPHVKVLVFDVCCSDEHDKDVDVPYIRYVLEPAK; translated from the exons ATGTCTCCAACTCCTCCATCCAAACGACAAAAAATACTGACCTCTACagaaaacaacaataacaattttCATTCAAATACCAGCAACAACTTGTCAAAC GGGATGGAAGCTAACGGAGAAGTTCCTGATTTGGACGAAAGTCTTTATAGTCGGCAGCTTTATGTCTACGGGGCTGAAGGCATGCGCCGAATGGCAACAACAGACATTCTAGTTATTGGCCTGGAAGGACTTGGGCTCGAGGTCGCTAAAAATATCATTCTAGCTGGAGTTAAATCTGTAACGTTGTGTGATGACACTCCATTATGTATAGCTGACCTCACATCTCACTACTTTGCGGACCTTAATGACATAGGTCATCCACGTGCTGAAATTTGTAAGAATAAGTTAAGCGAGTTGAATAATCATGTGTCTGTCCGCGTGTTAAACAAACATAAACTTGGTGCTGAAGACTTTAGGAAGTTTAGTGTAGTGGTGCTGAACCAGGGATCTGAGGACCTATGTGTGGATTATGGAGACATTTGTCGGAGTTTAGGTGTCAAATTCGTCGTTGCTTCAACATGCGGACTTTTTGGCAAAGTGTTTTGTGACTTTGGGACAGATTTTGTAGTGTATGACCCAACTGGTGAAGTTCCATCTTCAGTCATGATTCAGCAAATAGAGAAG AGCAAACAAGGACTTGTAACTTGTTTGGAGGAGACTCGTCATGGGTTTCAGGACGGTGACTATGTAACTTTTTCTGAAGTAAAAGGGATGGTGGAGTTAAACGGTTGTCAACCCCGAAGAGTAACAGTTGTTG GACCTGATGTATTTTCCATTGGTGACACGTCTAATTTTAGTCCATACATATCTGGTGGGATGTGTACTCTTGTTAAAATGCCATTAAAAATCAACTTT CTACCTTATCGGACAGCTTATTATTCCCCAGTTTTCATGACGACAGATTTCGTTAAAACTGAGCGTCCCGCACAAATTCATCTCTTCTTCAAGGCCCTCAGTGATTATAAGAATAGCAACGGATCTCTTCCTAAACCTTGGTGCAGGACTGATTCCCGTACTTTTGTGGACTATGTCCATAAAGTCAATAGACAAATGGAAAACACAAACGCTTCAGTCTCATCAATCGATGAAAAACTATCTATGCTCTTTGGATTCGTTTGTTCAGGTCAATGTTCCCCCGTCTTG tCTTTTATAGGGAGTTTCGCTGCCCAAGAAGTTATGAAGGCTTGCAGCGGTAAGTTCACGCCGCTGCAACAGTGGATGTATTTCGATGCAACTGAGTGCCTCTCGATGAGTTCAGATGAAGATTTCGTAGTCTCAGAGAATGATGCAAAGCCAATTGGATCTCGGTATGATGGTCAGATTGCCATATTCGGACGTGCGTTTCAAGAGAAGCTGAAAGGATTGAAGTATTTTATT GTTGGTTCAGGTGCAATTGGATGCGAGCTGCTAAAAAACTTCTCGTTGATGGGTGTTGGTGCAGGACCGTCTGGAAAAATTGTTGTGACGGACATGGATCTCATCGAAAGATCAAACCTGAACAGACAGTTCCTGTTTCGTCCATGGGATATCCATAAAATGAAGTCAGTCGTGGCATCAGCCGCTGCTAAATTGATAAATCCAgag ctTAATATTGAAGCTCATGAGAATCGTGTTGGACCGGAGACGGAGAAAATATATGACGACGAATTCTTCGAGAAATTGGATGGAATTGCTAATGCGTTAGACAACGTTGAGGCCCGCACTTATGTTGATCGTCGTTGTGTTTATTATCGCAAACCTCTTTTAGAATCCGGAACCCTGGGAACTAAGGGTAATGTACAGGTTGTTATCCCTTATTTGACAGAATCTTACTCATCTTCACAA GACCCTCCAGAAAAATCATTCCCTGCGTGCACTCTGAAAAACTTCCCTTATCTGATTGAACATACCCTCCAGTGGGCACGCGATCTGTTTGAAGGACTTTTCGTCCACCAGTCACAAGCAATGAGTTCGTTTTTACAG GATCCACCTGGCTTTTTAGAACGAACATTATCAAATCAAGGAAATCAACCTTTGGAAACACTAGAAACtttgaaaacaaatttattagACAAAAGACCAAGTAGTTTCGAAGATTGTGTCACTTGGGCTAGATTACTCTGGCAG GATTTGTTTTCAAACACAATCGCACAACTTTTGTTCAATTTCCCTCGTGACCATGTCACTTCAACTGGTTCTGATTTTTGGTCAGGAACCAAACGATGCCCTCATCCATTGCAGTTTGATGTACAAGAT ACAACACATTTGGAGTTTATTTCGGCGGCTTCAAACCTTCGCGCTGAATGCTATGGTATCCCTCAATGTCGAAACCTGTCCAAGATTTCCGAAATTGTTCAAAGTGTAGTTGTCCCTCCGTTTGTTCCTCGATCAGGCGTACGGATTGATGTAACCGAGGCAGAGGCTCAAGCAAGGTCAGCTGCACCTATGACTGATACATCTCGACTTGAAAAACTTCAGAAAGCTTTACGTAGCTTCA GCAACACTTCAACATTGCATATCAACGTAATTGAATTTGAGAAAGATGATGATACAAATTTTCATATGGACTTCATCACCACAGCAAGCAATTTAAGGGCCGAGAATTATGAAATCCCTCCAGCTGACCGACTAAAAAGTAAATTAATTGCTGGTAAAATTATCCCTGCAATTGCAACTACAACTAGTTTGGTGGCTGGGCTGGTATGCCTAGAACTACTTAAG CTTGTTCAAGGACACAAAAAGCTCGAACTGTTCAAAAATGCTTACGTCGATTTAGCGTTGCCctttacttcattttatgaaccTGTAGCACCTATCAAGTCAAAATACTATGATACAGAATTTTCTTTATGGGATCGGTTCGAACTTTCAGGCCCTATGACCTTGCAAGGTCTAATTGATTACTTCAAA GATAGTTTGAAGTTAAATGTAACAATGCTATCGCAAGATGTTTCTATGCTCTATGCATTCTTCATGCCAGAAGCGAAGCGTAAGGAACGTCTAGTTATGTC ATTAAAAGATCTGGTGGAAGTAGTCAACAAACGCAAAATACCTCCCCATGTTAAAGTACTGGTATTTGATGTCTGTTGCAGTGATGAGCATGATAAAGATGTTGATGTGCCATATATCCGCTATGTACTGGAACCAGCCAAATAA